The genomic window GGATATAAACAGAAGATTTCTGAGGGATTGTGCCCAGAAGTGCTTGAGGGTCTCTGAGTGGTCCTGGAAGATCGGGGAAGGGGGGACACTCCTCAAAAAGAAGACCCTTTGAGTGTGGCTGCTCTGGGTAGGTGAGAGCGGAGCAGTGCTACATTTTGTCCCTCCCTCCAACAGGAACCTAAGGAGATGCTGACTCTAAGGTGAAAGAGGGCACCTGGGTGGGGAATTGGAGGGCTCAATGGTGCTCACAGGAAGTGTCCACAGGGACGGGGGAGTGGCAGGGGGCGACGGCCAACTACACCGTGCcgaactcccacctgcagtgagTATCACGAGCGCGTGCGCTCCCAggggcagcagctgcagcagctccaggctgaGCTGGATAAACTCTACAAGGAGGTGTCTAGCGTTCGAGCAGCCAACAGCGAGGTAAGCCGGCAACCTCAACCTGCTCTCAGATTTGGGCCCCATGGGGGTTCGGAAGCCGAGCCCCAGGAGCCTGGCCCTAGTGGCTCCGCCCACTCCACAGTCCCCGGCCACGGTGGAAACACCTTGAGGAGGCCAGCTCCCTGTGTCCTGAGCCTTAAAGCCCTGCCCTAGAGCCCTGACTTAGGGACTTCTCCTGGGTCCCACAACCTGGGGCCCATCGCAGAGAACCTAGTTCCCAGAGAACTTTGCCTCTCTATAAAATCCTCCCGCAAGCCCTGCCCCTCCAAGCCTCGCCCTCTCTCTTTTCAGAGAGTGGCCAAGCTCGTATTCCAGAGGCTAAATGAGGACTTTGTGCGGAAACCTGACTATGCGCTGAGCTCTGTGGGTAAGACCCAGAGACACCAAGAGAGTGAGATTCAGAGACATGGAAAGAGACGGAGACATTGACACAGACAGACCTATGCACATGCCCAGCGCAAGAAGACTGACCTCCAAGAGACCCTTCTCCAGCTGAGGGTCAGGCCCCTGAgtgtttttttctccctgctcCAGGAGCCTCCATCGACCTAGAGAAGACATCCCATGACTACGGAGACGCGAACACTGCCTACTTCTGGAATCGCTTCAGCTTCTGGAACTACGCGCGGCCGCCCACGGTTATCCTGGAGGTGGGCCTGGAACCCAGATCCCGGAACGGGACTAGGGGCGGACGCTGGGGGAAAGGACCCAACAGCTccttggaggtggggcctggcTGAGCCGAGGGCGTGGCGCTAGGCGGGGCCCTGCTACGCCAAGGACCGGCCGGGCTGGAGGCGGGGCCTGGCTTTGCTGGGGTGGGGCTCCAGGTGAGGCCGAGGACGGTGTTAAACTGAGAGACCTAGCAGTGCTAGGGACTGGGGCCCTGGTGGAATCTGGCTGGGCAGGGACccgggctgggggtggaggactGAGTGGGCCCGATGACTGGGGTGGAGGTGAGGGCGAGACCTACCTGAACCAATGCCCAGGCTGAGAAAGGGCTGCCGTGGCTTGGTCCACCAGTTCTGATGGTCTCTATCTGCCCTGCTCGCCTGCAGCCAGATGTGTTCCCTGGGAATTGCTGGGCCTTTGAGGGCGACCAGGGCCAAGTGGTGATCCGACTGCCCAGTCGTGTGCAACTGAGTGACATCACCCTGCAGCATCCACCGCCCAGCGTGGCCCACACCAGGGGAGCCAACAGTGCTCCCCGTGACTTCGCAGTCTATGTGAGTGGGGCTGAGGCCCAAGGGGGTAGGGGATTTTGCCTATAAGAAGCAGGTAGTCATGAAAACTGGTGCCACTGAGTCTTCACttgctcatctacaaaatggagatgcGACCACTTGCCTCTCAGGGCTGCTATAGGTTATAAATAATTGTTAACTGTATCCAAATATTAGTTACGGCTTACTGAGCTCTTACCTGTGCCAAGtactttacatggattatctccTTGCATCCACACAACCTATGAAGTGCTATTAACTCTCCTTTCAAGATGAGGAAAGTAATGCTCACAAAGGGGacgttacttgcccaaggtcacacatttaACAGCCAGATTAAAATTCTCAACCTGGCTTCTTTGAGCCTACATTTCACACTACAATATCCtaacaccaaaaaataaatgagagcatGCATACAGCTATTgaacacatagtaggtcctcaacaaAGTTGCTTTCTCTCCGCTCCACCTGTGCCTCACTGTTCCTCCACTCACTCTTCACCTACCAGGGCCTCCAGGTTGATGACGAGACTGAAGTCTTCTTGGGGAAATTCACCTTTGACGTGGAGAAATCTGAGATTCAGACTTTTCACCTACAGGTGTGTTTGTCTCTGGGGGTGAGGGTGCTAAGGAAGTGGGACAGTGAGGGAAGATTGGGGAGGAAGACAGCCCTTGGGAGAGCAGGCCCTGGCATGATCCATTTGTCTCCCCAGAATGACCCCCCAGCTGCCTTTCCCAAGGTGAAGATCCAGATTCTAAGCAACTGGGGCCACCCCCGTTTCACCTGCTTGTATCGAGTCCGAGCCCATGGCATGAGAACCTCAGAAGGGGCAGGGGAGAGTGCCACAGGAGGGCCTCATTAAACATGCTGATGGTTGGAGTAGAGTGGAGATCTGTGCTAAAATAAGCTGGAACTGTGCTGGGGGTCTGCTGGGGGGCTCTGGTTGCCTTTGGTGTATTAAGTGTGGTGGAAGTCTACCTCCCAATGTGCCCTCTTTTCTTGGAGAAGTCCAGATCAATATAGTAGCAGCAGCTCATGTTAATGGAGAGCTTACCATGTGCAAGAGATGGTGCTCTGGAGATTATACACATTACCTAATCAATCCTCACAACACTCAAATCAGGAAACTTGCTCaacgtcacacagctagtgaaagCAGCGGCACAGCAGGACCCAAGCAAACCTTCCTCCAGAGGCCACCCTCTTTAACTGTAGAGTTGCCAGTCAGCCTGAAGCCAGGTTTGTGCACCTCAAttcccacccccaacctctggGAAAATCCCCCAATTTGGGCTAGGAGTCCCTTTTTCTTCAAACACTCAAAAACTAAGGAGATTTGAGGACTTCTAGGAACATGTGAGTCAGAGTTGATGCACGCCTGGTAGCCCCTACTCAGGTTGTCTTTACTGAAACCTGAGTGGCCGACTCTATCCTAGGCACAGTACAGATGGTCTAGTGTTCAccagtccctgccttcaaagagCCTGATGGGGAGAGAGGATGCTCCAGGAAACAGGACAATTCATTTACTGATCCAAGAATTCTTCGCTCTAAGGGTCAAAAGTAGAATTGGAGGACTAAAAGATGGAAGAAACAGGCATCAAAGGATTAATGAGTTCCACGTGGGCAGAGAGTAGAACGGGGGACAACATGAGCAGAGAAAACATGCAACATCTTGGCTGTGCCAGTGTATTCATGTTTTGGAAGAATATACAGACTATTAACAGTGGTTACACCTCCAGGAAGTGGAATGCGCGAATATATGTGGAAGTGGAGCATGTATCCATCTGTTTAAATTTTGGgggtattacttttataatttgaagacaaaggaaaaagagtcTACTGAGTGCTCTCAAAGCCTAAGGTTAGAAATATGAACTAATACAGCTATTCTGGAGGGCAGTTTTACAATAGGAACCAAAAGTCTTAAAATTCTTTatactcttggggctggccccttaactgagtggttaagtttgcgtgctccactgcaggcggcccagtgtttcattggttcgaatcctgggcacggacatggcactgctcatcaaaccacgctgaggcagcatcctacatgccacaactagaaggacccacaacgaaaaatatacaactatgtaccagggagctttggggataaaaaggaaaaaaaaaaaattctttatactCTTTAATCagagcaattccatttctaagaaTGGATCCAAAGGGTACATAATCAAAAATGTAATCAAAGATAATATTTTAAGGATATTCATCACACTgttgtttataaagaaaaactggaaatagtATTTAAGAAGATACATTATGCTACAAAAATAATATGCAGCCAACAGAAATGGTAATCTAATATAAGGGAATGTTTAATGTCATAGAAAGTAATAATATATGgataatttcttaaaaagcaaGCTAGATTAatacacataaaaattttaaacttccaTATCAAAACAGTTCTATAGACCAAAAGATAACTATAAATGAATAGACAATAGCctgggaagaaatattttcaatgtgTATAAGTGACAAAGCGTTAATAACTGAATAACAGAATAAGggctataacaacaacaaaaacttataAATAGGCTATTCAGAGGAAATATAATtcacaaataaacatatgaaatgaTACCTAGCCTTCATAATTAAATTCAAACTAAAAAttgattttcttcccttttttgccAGTCATTAACAAAAGGAGTAAGAAACTGTTCTTATGGAGGGCAATTTataatatctattaaaattttaaacattcatACTGTTTGATCTAGCGTTTCCACTTGTAGGAACAAATCCTTCAGAAACATTCTGTAAATGCACAGATAAATGTACAAGGATATTTATTACAGCACTGTAATAGAACAAAACTGGAAGGGACCCAAATCTCGTTAAATAAGGGATTGGCTAAATAAGCTATAGTGCACtcatacacaaaatataaaagcattaaaaagaattagGTCAGCAATAAGTTCCAATGGGTAAcccaaaatacaataaaaagaaggTACAAACATTATGTATAATGtcctatttaggaaaaaaaaaaaaagtcaaacctaGGAAAGACAGGGGTCCTTACTTGCTCCATAACTattttataccacattttatttgaaataattttgtacTAATtagcatacattttaaaaacactttaaagcatgctaaaaatattatgtataatatgatcatatttttgtaaaataaaaaactatgtaTAGACTATAAATATGCATAAAGGACTAAAAAATACGCACCAAATATTTTATTGGGATGTGGGAGTATAGgcactatttattttttctgaatttttttctacaGTTAATATACATATTAATTTTCTAGTATGAAAAAAATTAGCTGTTACAAAATTCAGGCTTGCAGCCTATCTTTAGGACTAGAACCACCACTGTTCGCTCCTCCAGGAAGTCTAGCATAGCCCTTGTTCCATCTTAAAACTCATTCCTCCCCGAGCACTTTCCACCTTCTTTGTTCCCAGCTCAGCTCTGCTCTGAAGCATGGCAGGCTGGCTGGGTGTTTGGCTTACACTTAatctttgtattttcaaaaatagagTCAGTGTTTCTAGATATCTGGCCAAGAATACCCCATTTCTTTGAGTGGGGCTATTGTGTCAGAGGCAACCTTTACTCAACAAACCTTAGGGTCAacaaactgaggcccacagaagagaaggaaacatgGCTAATGGCAGATTCCCACCCAAAAAGAGAGTAGTGGCAAAGCAGTAGTCTTCATTGATCTTTATTGAATGAGGGGCTCCAGGTGCAAGCAGATGGGATCAAGAGCAGCAATAGCAGGAAGaagtataaaagtataaaatataaagtgcTAGCAGTGAGGAGTGTGTGCAGGGGGCCCATAGGGACCACTGGGGATACAGGGCTGAGGACTGGCCACAGCTTACCCTCCAAGGGAATCTAGGCCTGAGGGGACTGTGCAGGGCCCTTGGCTGGGGGTGGAAGTGGCTTGAGGGGGGCCCAACCTTGGGCCTTGAAGTAGGAGACCAGTTGTGTAGGTACTTCTGCGAGCACAGTCTGTGCCAATGCCTCCTGAGGGGCCTGCCAGGAAAAGAGGAGCAAGGTCAGTGGTGGCCCATAAAAGGTTCCCAAGGTCTACATTTCATACCAAAGAAAGGATACAAAACTCAACACCAAACTCTGCCCCAGACTTAGACAAAAGAGTGAGTATCCCCACTCATATCAGGGAGAGGTGGAAGGGTAAACTCCCAGATCTGGTCTGCCCCCAAGCTTGCCCCAACTCACATTCTGGAAGCGGCGGTAGGGCACAAACTGCACTATGTCACGGGCAGATGCCTTCCCGGAGCGTGTACGCAGGGGTCCACCATCAGCGTCCAGCTGCTCCATGGCCTCAAAGTCAGCACCGCCCACACCCACGATGATCACTGACATGGGCAGGTGGGAGGCACGAACCACAGCCTCACATGTGGCCTCGACATCTGTCACAGCACCGTCGGTCAGCAGCAACAGCACGAAGTATTGCTGGGGGCAAGCCCATTCATATACTGAGGCAGATCCTCTAAACATCCCAGCCACACATTCCCACACTGATAAGAAGTTGCTTGTTACATAGCCCTCAAGGGAGCCCTTGACCAAGACCACccatcccaccaccaccactacctccCATGACCCTCACCGAGGCAGTCCTCTGATTTGCAGCCTGGGCTGCAAACCTGGCCACATGGTTGATGATGGGTGCAAAGTTGGTGGGGCCATAGAGGCGAACTTGGGGCAGGGCTTGGCGGTAGGCATCCACAATGCCCTGGATGCCTAGAGAAGGAGGGCAAAAACACTAAAATACTGGGCCTCTCCGGGTTGAACCAGTCCTGACATCACCCTATCCTGGCTGAGGAGATTTGGCAACCTGGGTGCATTTCATTCAATCACCCCTGTAACCCAAGGTACTTAACCTTAtcctacaaatgaggaaattacgGCCAAAGAGAAGAGGGGCACTTGCCCTAAATCACAGCTTGCGTTAAAACCCAGATTAGGGGGAAATCCCTGAACAAATTTAGGAGAGCTGAACATCAGATTATAATacacttaataaaataataaattataacccatttaataaaataagaatccagaGAATTATTAAGTaatgggagagaagggaaagctctTCCTTCATAAATGTAGAAGGAGGAATGACAAAATCATTTGACTATCATAGAGATAACTGATTCAGGCAAGGATTATCAATGGATGGTAAAACCAGAAGGTAAAAATTGATGAATAATTGGATATTTATACAGCTTCAAAGTATCTTCCCCAAAAATactaattacaaagagaaaaacagtactTGCATAGTGGAGAAACCTGATAGACTCAACCTTAACCAACTGACCAAAGTTAATATGACTGATAATAGGATAAATCAACATCACGTGCCTCCTGATACAGTGCACTGAGAAGAATACACAGtatcacttctgtggtattcctgCCCAACTGcataatctgaatctaatcaCGGGGAAATATCAGGTAAACCCAAACTGAGAAACATTCTACAAATTATCTCACCTGTAATCTTAAAAAAGGTCAATATCATACaagagatagagaaaagaaagtctcttcaacaaatggtgctgggaaaactggacagccacatgtaaaagaatgaaaattgaccattctttttcaccgttcatcaaaataaactcaaaatggatcaaggacctaaaggtaagacctgaaaccataaggcttctagaagaaaatacaggcagtacactctttgacatcagtattaaaaggatcttttcggacaccatgtcttctcagacaagggaaacaatagaaagaataaacaaaaggaacttcatcagactaaagagcttcttcaaggcaagggaaaacaggattgaaacaaaaagcaacccaccaattgggaaaaaatatttgcaagtcatatatccaacaaagggttaatctccctactatataaagaactcacacaactcaacaacaaaaaaatcaaacaatccaatgaaaaaatgggcaggggacatgaacagagatttctccaaagaagatatacagatggccaataggcacatgaaaaaatgttcatcatcactgatcatcagggaaatgcaaatcaaaactactctaagatagcaccttatacccgttagaatggcaaaaataatcaaaacaaaataacaaatgttggagaggttgtggagaaaaatgaacccttatacactgctggtgggaatgcaaactgctgcagccactatgcaaaacagtatggagatttctcaaaaaattaaaaatagaaataccatataacccagccatcccactactgggtatctatccaaagaacttgaaatcagcaattccaaaagtcccatgcacccttatgttcagtgcagcattatttacaatagccaagatgtggaagcaacctaagggcccatcaactgatgactggataaagaagatatggtatatatatacacagtagaatactactcagccatagaaaaggataaaatcgtcccattcacaacaacatggatggaccttgagggtattatgttaagtgaaataagccagatagagaaagacaatctctgtatgactccactcatatgtggaagttaaacatgtagacaaagagaacagattagtggctaccaggggaaagggggggtgggggatgggcacaaagggtgaagtggtgcctacaacacgactgacaaacaatgtacaactgaaatttcacaaggctgtaaactatcataatctcaattaaaaaaagatatgaagaacTCTGGAAGACAGGACAACTGAAAGCAATATGTGATCTGAGAATTTCTTTTGCTGTAAAAGACAGAACAATggacaaaatttgaataaattctaTAGATTGGATATAGTATTGTAttgatgttaatttcctgattttgagaagtgtactgtggttatgtaacagaatgtctttaattttaggaaacacattgaagtatttagggataaagTGCCATGTGGATGATGATGAGTGCAAAGTTGGTGGGGCCATAGAGGCAAACTTGGGGCAGGGTTTattcaaacatttcagaaaaaaagaaatgtgtgcgtgtgtgtgtatatacacacacacacacacacacacaaagagaggaagaggaagagggaggaagagaaacagagaacttgagagagagagaatgataaagcaaatgtggtaaaatgttcaTGTTTGGGGGGAATCTAGGTGAAGGTAAAAAACAGCCTCTGTGACCCAGGCCCTAACCCTTGAGCTCCAATGATCTGAACCCCTATAACTATTCTTAAAA from Equus asinus isolate D_3611 breed Donkey chromosome 15, EquAss-T2T_v2, whole genome shotgun sequence includes these protein-coding regions:
- the SPAG4 gene encoding sperm-associated antigen 4 protein, coding for MRRSPRPGSAASPHKSTPNCYSDNSNSSVSVTSGESSGHRSAGLGPGEPEGRRARGSSCGEPALSAGVPGGTARAGSSRQKPAPRSHTGRTACGAATVRGGASELAGSPIVSEEQLDLLSTLDLRQEMPPPRVSRSFLNLLFQVLSVLLSLVGDMLVSVYREVCSIRFLLTAVSLLSLFLAALWWGLLYLIPLAENEPKEMLTLSEYHERVRSQGQQLQQLQAELDKLYKEVSSVRAANSERVAKLVFQRLNEDFVRKPDYALSSVGASIDLEKTSHDYGDANTAYFWNRFSFWNYARPPTVILEPDVFPGNCWAFEGDQGQVVIRLPSRVQLSDITLQHPPPSVAHTRGANSAPRDFAVYGLQVDDETEVFLGKFTFDVEKSEIQTFHLQNDPPAAFPKVKIQILSNWGHPRFTCLYRVRAHGMRTSEGAGESATGGPH